A DNA window from Rhodococcus sp. Z13 contains the following coding sequences:
- a CDS encoding lysine N(6)-hydroxylase/L-ornithine N(5)-oxygenase family protein, giving the protein MTDRSSLVADDAGRSEGTSQGDVFDFVGIGFGPSNLALAIAVEEHNTGSPESPIRARFFERQPAFAWHPGMLLEGATMQIAFPKDLVTFRNPTSSYSFFSYLHDRGRLVDFVNHQTFFPTRHEFQDYLQWAAARVDADVRYGSEVVAVEPIRNCKGVADLFAVRTADGETAYARSVVVGVGLRARIPQWATESTRCFHNHHFLFHLEDMPEPTRQRFVVVGAGQSAAEVVQYLHTHFPQAEVHNVFNRFGYSPADDSPYANRIFDPQVVDEFHAAPLSERERLLALHRGTNYSVVSPELIEALYATEYRERVSGRRRLFMHRASEVLSATEHDGGIDVEIRDNLEGGTSTLECDAVVLATGFAPAPLQPLLGDLAPEPPILAVARDYRLPLPEDVTADVYLQGGTEKTHGLTASLLSNAAVRAGEILTSITGRRDGRLPGTEGEIGELGRISDHHTYATSEAR; this is encoded by the coding sequence ATGACCGACCGTTCCAGCCTTGTCGCCGACGACGCGGGGAGGTCGGAGGGCACCTCGCAAGGAGACGTCTTCGACTTCGTCGGCATCGGCTTCGGCCCCTCGAACCTGGCCCTTGCGATCGCCGTCGAGGAGCACAACACCGGCAGCCCCGAGTCTCCGATCCGCGCTCGGTTCTTCGAACGTCAGCCGGCCTTCGCCTGGCACCCGGGCATGCTGCTCGAGGGCGCGACCATGCAGATCGCGTTCCCCAAGGACCTGGTCACCTTCCGCAACCCCACGAGCTCGTACAGCTTCTTCTCGTACCTGCACGACCGCGGCCGTCTCGTGGACTTCGTGAACCACCAGACGTTCTTCCCCACCCGGCACGAATTCCAGGACTACCTGCAGTGGGCCGCCGCACGTGTCGACGCCGACGTCCGCTACGGCAGTGAGGTCGTGGCGGTCGAGCCGATCCGCAACTGCAAGGGTGTCGCCGACCTGTTCGCGGTCCGCACCGCCGACGGTGAGACCGCCTACGCCCGCAGCGTCGTGGTCGGCGTCGGGCTGCGCGCCCGCATCCCGCAGTGGGCCACCGAGTCCACCCGGTGCTTCCACAACCACCACTTCCTCTTCCATCTCGAGGACATGCCCGAGCCGACCCGGCAGCGATTCGTGGTCGTCGGTGCAGGTCAGAGCGCCGCAGAGGTCGTGCAATATCTGCACACCCACTTCCCGCAGGCCGAGGTGCACAACGTCTTCAACCGCTTCGGATACAGCCCCGCCGACGACAGCCCCTACGCGAACCGCATCTTCGACCCGCAGGTCGTCGACGAGTTCCACGCGGCACCGCTGTCGGAGCGCGAGCGGCTGCTCGCCCTGCACCGCGGCACCAACTACTCCGTCGTCTCGCCCGAACTCATCGAGGCGCTGTACGCGACGGAGTACCGCGAGCGGGTCAGCGGCCGTCGCCGCCTCTTCATGCACCGCGCCTCCGAGGTGCTGTCGGCCACCGAGCACGACGGCGGCATCGACGTGGAGATCCGCGACAATCTCGAGGGCGGCACGTCGACGCTCGAATGCGACGCCGTCGTCCTCGCGACCGGTTTCGCACCGGCACCCCTGCAGCCGCTGCTCGGCGACCTCGCTCCGGAGCCCCCGATCCTGGCCGTGGCCCGCGACTACCGGCTGCCCCTGCCCGAGGACGTGACGGCGGACGTCTACCTCCAGGGCGGAACCGAGAAGACCCACGGTCTGACCGCCTCGCTGCTGTCCAACGCGGCTGTCCGGGCGGGTGAGATCCTCACCTCGATCACCGGCCGACGGGACGGGCGACTGCCCGGAACCGAAGGAGAAATCGGTGAGCTTGGTAGGATATCGGACCATCACACCTACGCAACAAGTGAGGCGAGATGA
- a CDS encoding MCE family protein encodes MTGRSKSRRLGVAVTALVVVASLSACEWNGLNSIPMPGTAGRGEGAYQVRIQMPNVTTLTQNSPVRIDDVTVGSISGIEVEDWHALVTISLDQDVVVPENAIARIGQTSLLGSQHLELLPPVDEPPRGRLKDGDLIPLERAGTYPTTEQTLSSLSVVLNGGGLAQINDITTELNAALVGREDSIRNLLPRLDELVRTLDDQRDDIVTALEGLDRLAVTVDDQNETLVRALEELPAALEVLADQRANFTNAMSSLGELSVVASRLVESSNDDLKANLEGLAPTLKALADSGNALTEVLGVLLTYPFPQAGINNIIRGDYANLAMTIDLSLDRLDLNFLSGTPLAGRLAGPEGILGRDAGLAAQATDPFRAPLEPPPPAPEFPEGTLTIPGIGEITIPGLPLGVPAP; translated from the coding sequence ATGACCGGCCGATCGAAGTCCCGACGTCTCGGCGTCGCGGTCACCGCGCTGGTGGTGGTGGCGAGCCTGTCCGCCTGTGAATGGAACGGGCTCAACTCGATTCCCATGCCGGGCACGGCGGGCCGCGGGGAGGGTGCCTACCAGGTGCGCATCCAGATGCCGAACGTGACGACGCTGACCCAGAACTCGCCCGTCCGCATCGACGACGTCACCGTCGGCTCGATCTCCGGGATCGAGGTGGAGGACTGGCACGCGCTCGTGACGATCTCGCTGGATCAGGACGTCGTCGTGCCCGAGAACGCCATCGCGCGCATCGGACAGACCAGCCTCCTCGGCTCCCAGCACCTCGAACTGCTGCCGCCCGTCGACGAACCGCCCCGCGGCCGGCTGAAGGACGGCGACCTCATCCCGCTCGAACGGGCCGGGACCTATCCCACCACCGAGCAGACCCTGTCGTCGTTGTCGGTGGTGCTCAACGGTGGTGGCCTCGCCCAGATCAACGACATCACCACCGAACTCAACGCCGCGCTCGTCGGCCGCGAGGACTCGATCCGGAATCTGCTGCCGCGTCTGGACGAACTGGTCCGCACCCTCGACGACCAGCGCGACGACATCGTCACGGCCCTCGAAGGACTCGACCGGCTCGCCGTCACCGTCGACGACCAGAACGAGACCCTGGTCCGGGCCCTGGAGGAGCTGCCGGCCGCGCTGGAGGTGCTGGCCGATCAGCGCGCGAACTTCACGAACGCGATGAGTTCGCTCGGTGAACTGAGTGTGGTCGCGAGCCGGCTGGTCGAGAGCTCCAACGACGATCTGAAGGCGAACCTCGAGGGCCTGGCCCCGACCCTGAAGGCACTCGCCGACTCCGGCAACGCCCTCACCGAGGTGCTCGGGGTGCTGCTCACCTATCCCTTCCCGCAGGCGGGCATCAACAACATCATCCGCGGCGACTACGCCAACCTGGCCATGACGATCGACCTCAGCCTCGACCGCCTCGACCTGAACTTCCTGTCCGGCACCCCGCTCGCCGGGCGGCTCGCCGGACCGGAGGGCATCCTCGGCCGCGACGCCGGACTCGCGGCGCAGGCCACCGACCCGTTCCGGGCGCCGCTCGAGCCGCCACCGCCGGCACCGGAGTTCCCCGAGGGGACACTGACGATTCCCGGCATCGGTGAGATCACGATTCCCGGTCTGCCCCTGGGGGTGCCCGCACCATGA
- a CDS encoding alpha/beta fold hydrolase, whose amino-acid sequence MPIATVNGIPLNYQVKGTGDLVVLVMGTGSPGRVWDLHQVPALVKAGYRVATFDNRGIAPSGESVDGMTIDDLVADTAGLIELLGGPAHVVGTSMGARVAQELALARPELVRKAVFLAGHARMDRFQQVLTEGERQLYDSGVELPAKYQAAVTAVMNLSPASLADENSARDWLDIFEFSSGRTSAGVRAQLGMDRAFDRRAAYRAIKVPCLAVGFADDRMIPAYLSREVADAIPGARYEEIPDAGHYGYLERPEAVNKVLIDFLAS is encoded by the coding sequence ATGCCCATTGCCACCGTCAACGGCATCCCGCTGAACTACCAGGTCAAGGGGACAGGCGACCTCGTCGTTCTCGTCATGGGAACGGGCAGCCCCGGACGCGTGTGGGATCTGCATCAGGTACCGGCGCTGGTGAAGGCCGGTTACCGCGTCGCCACCTTCGACAACCGCGGTATCGCGCCGTCGGGGGAGAGCGTCGACGGGATGACCATCGACGACCTCGTCGCCGACACCGCCGGGCTGATCGAGTTGCTCGGTGGTCCCGCTCACGTGGTGGGCACGTCGATGGGGGCGCGGGTCGCGCAGGAGCTCGCGCTGGCGCGTCCGGAGCTCGTCCGCAAGGCGGTCTTCCTGGCCGGTCACGCCCGGATGGACCGTTTCCAGCAGGTGCTCACCGAGGGTGAGCGTCAGCTCTACGACAGCGGCGTCGAGCTGCCGGCGAAGTACCAGGCCGCCGTCACCGCCGTGATGAACCTCTCGCCGGCGTCGCTGGCCGACGAGAACTCCGCCCGCGACTGGCTCGACATCTTCGAGTTCAGCAGCGGCCGGACGTCGGCGGGCGTGCGTGCCCAGCTGGGCATGGATCGCGCCTTCGACCGGCGCGCGGCCTACCGCGCCATCAAGGTGCCCTGCCTGGCCGTCGGGTTCGCCGACGACCGCATGATCCCGGCCTATCTGTCGCGCGAGGTCGCCGATGCGATCCCGGGTGCGCGCTACGAGGAGATCCCGGACGCCGGGCACTACGGCTATCTCGAACGCCCCGAGGCGGTCAACAAGGTCCTCATCGACTTCCTCGCGTCCTAG
- a CDS encoding MCE family protein gives MSTDTTPAETTTGRRRPRWLIPAAIAVVAALVLGGLAAFVLPDLGKRTVYAEFVSTTGLYEGDDVRVLGVPVGSITDIEPREDLVRVTMKVDDSVEIPADANAVIIAQSLVSARFVQLTPVYSGGPTIEDGATIPVQRTASPVEWDQIKTELMRLSEALGPEELDPQGSLGRFIDTAAENLDGNGESVRAALRELSDTMHTLSEGRTDLFSTIRNLQTFVSVLSSSNEQIVQFGGRLASVSDVLAQSSDQLGISLEELDIAVGDVQRFVQDNRAALTESVERLADATEVLARKRPEIERVLHSGPTSLANFYNIYKPAQGSLTGALAINNLANPVEWMCGSVAAAANATSERSEELCRQQLGPVLASMSQNYLPYLVNPLGSVQAFPGDLVYSEPWLEGAAEGRGTAPGPSLSDPAPSPLDGILGGLPSLRVPQDLGSLLQPGGGR, from the coding sequence ATGAGCACCGACACCACGCCGGCCGAGACCACCACCGGCCGCCGGCGCCCCCGCTGGCTGATCCCCGCGGCGATCGCGGTCGTCGCCGCGCTCGTGCTCGGCGGACTCGCCGCGTTCGTCCTTCCCGACCTCGGGAAGCGCACGGTGTACGCCGAATTCGTCTCCACCACGGGCCTCTACGAGGGCGACGACGTCCGCGTGCTCGGCGTGCCGGTGGGGAGCATCACCGACATCGAACCCCGCGAGGACCTCGTGCGGGTGACCATGAAGGTCGACGACTCCGTCGAGATCCCCGCCGACGCGAACGCCGTGATCATCGCCCAGAGCCTCGTCTCGGCGCGTTTCGTCCAGCTCACCCCCGTGTACTCGGGCGGACCCACCATCGAGGACGGTGCCACGATCCCGGTGCAGCGCACCGCATCCCCGGTGGAGTGGGACCAGATCAAGACCGAACTGATGCGCCTGTCCGAGGCCCTCGGTCCCGAGGAACTCGACCCGCAGGGCTCGCTCGGCCGGTTCATCGACACCGCCGCCGAGAACCTCGACGGCAACGGCGAATCCGTGCGTGCCGCACTGCGGGAGCTGTCGGACACGATGCACACCCTCTCCGAGGGCCGCACCGACCTGTTCTCGACGATCCGCAACCTGCAGACCTTCGTGTCGGTGCTGTCGTCGAGCAACGAGCAGATCGTGCAGTTCGGCGGCCGGCTCGCCTCGGTGTCCGACGTGCTCGCGCAGAGCTCCGACCAGCTCGGGATCTCCCTCGAGGAACTCGACATCGCCGTGGGCGACGTGCAGCGGTTCGTGCAGGACAATCGCGCCGCGCTCACCGAGTCGGTGGAGCGGCTCGCCGACGCCACCGAGGTGCTCGCTCGCAAGCGTCCGGAGATCGAGCGGGTGCTGCATTCCGGCCCCACCTCGCTCGCGAACTTCTACAACATCTACAAGCCCGCGCAGGGCTCGCTCACCGGCGCGCTCGCGATCAACAACCTCGCCAACCCGGTCGAGTGGATGTGCGGTTCCGTCGCGGCGGCCGCCAACGCCACCTCGGAACGCAGCGAGGAACTGTGCCGTCAGCAGCTCGGCCCGGTGCTCGCCTCGATGAGCCAGAACTACCTTCCGTACCTGGTCAATCCGCTGGGGAGCGTGCAGGCGTTCCCGGGCGACCTCGTCTACAGCGAACCGTGGCTCGAAGGCGCCGCCGAGGGACGGGGCACCGCCCCCGGACCGTCGCTGTCCGACCCGGCGCCGTCTCCGCTCGACGGCATCCTGGGCGGGCTGCCGTCGCTCCGGGTTCCCCAGGATCTCGGATCCCTGTTGCAGCCGGGAGGAGGACGATGA
- a CDS encoding PPOX class F420-dependent oxidoreductase, which produces MARIARADRVGRDELLEFLRPRHRAVLSTLRADGTPQVSPVTCGVDEEGRIVVSTYPERAKTRNIRRDPQVTLCVLSDDFDGPYVQVDGQAEVLDMPEALDGLVEYYRCIAGEHPDWDEYREAMAKQGKSLIRIRIDRWGPVATGGFPPGWLPA; this is translated from the coding sequence ATGGCACGCATCGCGAGGGCGGACAGGGTCGGGCGGGACGAACTCCTGGAGTTCCTTCGGCCACGGCACCGGGCGGTGCTGTCCACGCTGCGCGCCGACGGAACCCCGCAGGTGTCTCCCGTGACCTGCGGCGTCGACGAGGAGGGGCGCATCGTGGTGTCGACCTACCCGGAGCGCGCCAAGACCCGGAACATCCGACGCGATCCGCAGGTGACGCTGTGCGTGCTGTCCGATGACTTCGACGGTCCGTACGTGCAGGTCGACGGTCAGGCGGAGGTGCTGGACATGCCGGAGGCGCTCGACGGTCTCGTCGAGTACTACCGCTGCATCGCAGGCGAGCATCCCGACTGGGACGAGTACCGTGAGGCGATGGCGAAGCAGGGCAAGTCGCTGATCAGGATCCGCATCGATCGCTGGGGTCCCGTCGCGACCGGTGGTTTCCCGCCCGGGTGGTTGCCCGCCTGA
- a CDS encoding twin-arginine translocation pathway signal has product MTDDEKDPNVTVVESDRQAPTSDPGEPRPSHLPHLAIGLSVVAVVFAVLVAWLGYGAAQDSAAETARTEARVAAEEQAVAMLAYTHDQVDAQADAAAEGLTGDFRDEYTNLMKNIIAPGAKEKAISVQVSVQASSIVEATADHAVTLLFLNQITTSSENPEAVSSGSRVRVELEKHDGRWLVSRLTPI; this is encoded by the coding sequence GTGACCGACGACGAGAAGGACCCGAACGTGACGGTTGTGGAATCGGACCGCCAGGCACCGACGAGCGATCCGGGCGAACCGCGCCCGTCCCATCTGCCGCATCTGGCGATCGGCTTGTCCGTCGTCGCAGTGGTTTTCGCGGTGCTGGTCGCGTGGCTCGGCTACGGTGCCGCGCAGGACTCCGCCGCGGAGACCGCGCGCACCGAGGCCCGGGTGGCCGCGGAGGAACAGGCCGTCGCGATGCTCGCCTACACCCACGACCAGGTGGACGCCCAGGCCGACGCGGCCGCCGAGGGACTGACCGGCGACTTCCGTGACGAGTACACGAACCTGATGAAGAACATCATCGCGCCGGGGGCCAAGGAGAAGGCCATCAGCGTCCAGGTGAGTGTGCAGGCGTCGTCGATCGTCGAGGCCACCGCCGATCATGCGGTGACGTTGCTGTTCCTCAACCAGATCACCACCAGCTCGGAGAACCCGGAGGCGGTGAGCAGCGGCAGCCGCGTGCGGGTGGAGCTCGAAAAGCACGACGGCCGTTGGCTCGTCAGCCGTCTGACCCCGATCTAG
- a CDS encoding MbtH family protein gives MSTNPFDDEDGRFYVLINDEEQYSLWPTFAEVPQGWRVVFGEESRAACVKYVEENWTDMRPKSLRDAMEADEKARQGS, from the coding sequence ATGAGCACGAATCCATTTGACGACGAAGACGGCCGCTTCTACGTCCTCATCAACGATGAGGAGCAGTACTCGCTGTGGCCGACCTTCGCCGAGGTTCCGCAGGGGTGGCGAGTGGTATTCGGCGAGGAGTCCCGCGCGGCTTGCGTCAAGTACGTCGAGGAGAACTGGACCGACATGCGTCCGAAGAGCCTTCGCGACGCCATGGAAGCCGACGAGAAGGCCCGTCAGGGCAGCTGA
- a CDS encoding threonine/serine ThrE exporter family protein, with product MSRYSEFLDRVLGTRRATIDAVTEAPAPLQPIDLTDDAVVAEALDVAVRVGEVLLASGTGAIDTAEQVRFVAATYGLAQCDVDVTYNSIVLSAYRGPTMPPSSTMRIVHYRSMDFTRLAAVDRLTRRIRRDAISPAQAHEELLAITTAAHPYNRWVATVAWSAMAASIAVLLGGDALVALVAFGSTFVIDRVNRKLNAAGLPFFFQHLVGGIVATAPAITLYGFRESLGVEVSPGLIIAAGVTVLLSGLSLVGSVQDAITGAPITASARFFEVLMMTGGIIAGVATTLRIASVFGAELPLISYEALPDLTQLPTKILSGAAAALFYALACYAERRALTVAGLAGATGSLGYQLALGLTLGPIISSAVAATVIGFAGGLMARRALTPPLVVAVAGITPLLPGLALYRGLYAMLRNQMSTGMTALFSAFGIGCALAAGVTLGEWLARRTRNPRILFRVGALRRPQLRQIPRIRLDKRPIRRPAPGPATGPIPTGSLHTGPIPTGSPTGPIATGPLQTGPIPTGPIASGPLATGPLPVSDSRTGSSPQTTRATLRFLRGRDSRRL from the coding sequence GTGAGCCGGTACAGCGAGTTCCTCGACCGGGTTCTCGGCACCCGCCGCGCGACCATCGACGCGGTCACCGAAGCCCCGGCGCCGCTGCAGCCGATCGACCTGACCGACGACGCGGTGGTCGCCGAAGCCCTGGACGTCGCGGTGCGCGTCGGTGAGGTGCTGCTCGCCTCCGGCACCGGTGCGATCGACACCGCCGAGCAGGTGCGGTTCGTCGCCGCGACCTACGGTCTGGCGCAGTGCGACGTCGACGTCACCTACAACTCGATCGTCCTGTCGGCCTATCGCGGGCCGACGATGCCGCCGTCGAGCACGATGCGGATCGTCCACTACCGTTCGATGGACTTCACGCGGCTCGCCGCGGTCGACCGGCTGACCCGGCGCATCCGGCGCGACGCGATCTCCCCCGCCCAGGCCCACGAGGAACTGCTCGCCATCACCACGGCCGCCCACCCCTACAACCGCTGGGTGGCGACGGTCGCGTGGTCGGCGATGGCCGCGTCGATCGCCGTCCTCCTCGGCGGCGACGCGCTCGTCGCCCTCGTCGCCTTCGGGTCGACGTTCGTCATCGATCGGGTCAACCGCAAGCTCAACGCCGCGGGCCTGCCGTTCTTCTTCCAGCACCTCGTCGGCGGCATCGTCGCGACCGCCCCGGCGATCACCCTCTACGGATTCCGGGAATCACTCGGGGTCGAGGTGTCCCCGGGGCTGATCATCGCGGCCGGGGTGACGGTGCTGTTGTCCGGGCTGTCGCTGGTGGGTTCGGTGCAGGACGCGATCACCGGTGCCCCGATCACCGCGTCGGCGCGGTTCTTCGAAGTGCTGATGATGACGGGCGGCATCATCGCGGGTGTCGCGACCACCCTGCGCATCGCCTCGGTGTTCGGCGCGGAACTGCCCCTGATCAGCTACGAGGCCCTACCCGACCTCACCCAGCTGCCGACGAAGATCCTCTCCGGCGCCGCGGCCGCGCTGTTCTACGCCCTCGCCTGCTACGCGGAGCGCCGGGCGCTGACGGTGGCCGGGCTGGCCGGCGCGACCGGCAGCCTCGGTTACCAGCTCGCGCTCGGGCTCACGCTGGGGCCGATCATCTCGTCGGCGGTGGCCGCGACCGTCATCGGTTTCGCCGGTGGCCTGATGGCCCGCCGCGCGCTCACTCCCCCACTGGTCGTGGCGGTCGCCGGCATCACGCCGCTGCTGCCGGGCCTGGCGCTCTACCGCGGTCTGTACGCGATGCTGCGGAACCAGATGTCGACGGGGATGACGGCGTTGTTCTCGGCGTTCGGCATCGGGTGTGCGCTCGCGGCCGGGGTCACGCTCGGTGAGTGGCTGGCCCGCCGTACCCGCAATCCCCGCATCCTGTTCCGGGTGGGTGCGCTGCGCCGTCCGCAGCTGCGGCAGATCCCCCGCATCCGCCTCGACAAGCGGCCCATCCGGAGGCCCGCTCCCGGTCCCGCGACCGGCCCGATCCCCACCGGTTCGCTGCACACGGGTCCGATCCCGACCGGATCACCGACGGGACCGATCGCCACCGGTCCGCTGCAGACCGGGCCGATCCCCACCGGGCCGATCGCGTCGGGTCCCCTCGCGACCGGGCCGCTCCCCGTCTCCGATTCCCGGACGGGGTCGTCGCCACAAACGACGAGAGCCACGCTGCGCTTCCTGCGCGGGCGTGACTCTCGGCGGTTGTGA
- a CDS encoding alpha,alpha-trehalose-phosphate synthase (UDP-forming), translating to MTAGDADTTRNNGTHAGSDFVVVANRLPVDLERLPDGSTRWKRSPGGLVTALEPILRSNNGAWVGWAGVADADAGVIVEDGLTLHSVPLSTEEIADYYEGFSNATLWPLYHDVIVRPEYRREWWNSYVAINRRFAEETAKAAAEGATVWIQDYQLQLVPKMLRMLRPDLTIGFFLHIPFPPIELFMQLPWRTEIVEGLLGADLIGFHLPGGAQNFLYLARRLAGAQTSRGNIGVRSKLGVVQVGFRSVRVGAFPISIESGRLDQQSRSKAIRDRAKAIRKELGNPKKILLGVDRLDYTKGIDVRLDALHELLEEGRVDPKDTVMVQLATPSRERVDSYIHMRGEIERTVSRINGEYATVGRPVVHYIHRPVPRDELIAFFVAADVMVVTPLRDGMNLVAKEYIACRSDLGGALVLSEFTGAAAELRQAFLCNPHDLEDVKDKLHAAIEVPPEEGRRKMRALRRQVLTHDVDRWARSFLDTLANTGAAGRALIAPGEGDEPDES from the coding sequence GTGACAGCAGGCGACGCGGACACGACGAGGAACAACGGCACGCACGCCGGATCGGACTTCGTGGTGGTCGCCAATCGCCTGCCCGTCGACCTCGAACGGCTTCCCGACGGCTCGACCCGCTGGAAGCGCAGCCCCGGTGGTCTCGTGACCGCACTCGAACCGATCCTGCGGTCGAACAACGGCGCCTGGGTCGGCTGGGCGGGGGTGGCGGATGCCGATGCCGGTGTCATCGTCGAGGACGGTCTGACGCTGCATTCGGTGCCGCTGAGCACCGAGGAGATCGCCGACTACTACGAGGGCTTCTCCAACGCCACGTTGTGGCCGCTCTACCACGACGTGATCGTGCGCCCGGAGTACCGGCGCGAGTGGTGGAACTCCTACGTCGCGATCAACCGCCGCTTCGCCGAGGAGACCGCGAAGGCGGCCGCGGAGGGCGCGACCGTCTGGATCCAGGACTACCAGCTGCAGCTCGTCCCGAAGATGCTGCGGATGCTCCGCCCGGATCTGACCATCGGCTTCTTCCTGCACATCCCCTTCCCGCCCATCGAGCTGTTCATGCAGCTGCCCTGGCGCACCGAGATCGTCGAGGGTCTGCTCGGCGCCGACCTCATCGGTTTCCACCTTCCGGGTGGCGCCCAGAACTTCCTGTACCTCGCGCGGCGTCTCGCCGGGGCCCAGACCTCGCGCGGCAACATCGGTGTCCGCTCGAAGCTCGGCGTGGTCCAGGTCGGCTTCCGGTCGGTGCGGGTCGGCGCGTTCCCCATCTCCATCGAGTCCGGCCGGCTCGACCAGCAGTCACGGAGCAAGGCCATCCGCGACCGCGCGAAGGCGATCCGCAAGGAACTCGGCAACCCGAAGAAGATCCTGCTCGGTGTCGACCGCCTCGACTACACCAAGGGCATCGACGTCCGGCTCGACGCGCTGCACGAGCTCCTCGAGGAGGGCCGGGTCGATCCGAAGGACACCGTGATGGTGCAGCTCGCGACACCGAGCCGGGAGCGGGTCGACTCGTACATCCACATGCGCGGCGAGATCGAGCGGACGGTCAGCCGCATCAACGGCGAGTACGCGACGGTCGGCCGTCCGGTGGTGCACTACATCCACCGCCCGGTCCCCCGCGACGAGCTCATCGCGTTCTTCGTCGCCGCCGACGTGATGGTGGTGACGCCGCTGCGCGACGGCATGAATCTCGTCGCGAAGGAGTACATCGCGTGCCGCAGCGATCTCGGCGGCGCACTCGTTCTCAGCGAATTCACCGGCGCCGCAGCCGAACTGCGCCAGGCGTTCCTGTGCAATCCGCACGACCTCGAGGACGTCAAGGACAAGTTGCACGCCGCGATCGAGGTGCCCCCCGAGGAGGGCCGGAGGAAGATGCGGGCCCTGCGCCGTCAGGTGCTCACCCACGACGTGGACCGCTGGGCCCGGTCGTTCCTCGACACCCTCGCCAACACCGGCGCCGCGGGTCGCGCGCTCATCGCTCCCGGTGAGGGCGACGAGCCCGACGAGTCGTGA
- a CDS encoding MCE family protein has translation MMLTRFVRIQLTIFAILTVVGLVVMSVMYVRLPSLFGIGRYEVVVELPSTGGLYPHANVTYRGNTVGTVQNVTLSPTGVEAKLSIDSDVKIPADVDASVRSVSAVGEQYVDLVPRPGSSAGSYLANGDVVPEDRTSVPQEVGALLDQADVLLASIGDTRLRTVVDEAFDAFNGTGPELQQLIDSTRLFVQEAAANSAETRQLIDQVGPLLDTQVVTSDAIRSWTRDMVTFTDRLRESDPQLRDLLAKGPTAATEAETLLQDLKPTLPLLLANLVSVGEVGVIYNAGIEQILVLYPPMTTALITAAGSGPPEDGAIVDFHLQLHDPPPCLSGFVPPDQWRSPADTSMVDTPGDVFCKLPQDYPNAVRGARNLPCMEYPGRRAPTPDMCRTGYEPTYSDNPWIGPPTPVASENVVPTPASYTEGGDTGPTGVTARRIDPRTGTYIGPDGTVYTHADLGGDRSLESFMKAQQG, from the coding sequence ATGATGCTCACGCGGTTCGTCCGCATCCAGCTCACGATCTTCGCGATCCTCACGGTCGTCGGCCTGGTCGTGATGTCGGTGATGTACGTGCGCCTGCCCTCCCTGTTCGGGATCGGGCGGTACGAGGTGGTCGTCGAACTGCCGTCGACCGGTGGTCTCTACCCGCACGCGAACGTCACCTATCGCGGCAACACGGTCGGCACCGTCCAGAACGTCACGCTCTCGCCCACCGGGGTGGAGGCGAAGCTGTCCATCGACAGCGACGTGAAGATCCCCGCCGACGTCGACGCGTCGGTGCGCAGCGTCTCGGCGGTGGGGGAGCAGTACGTCGATCTGGTGCCCCGCCCCGGAAGCTCCGCCGGCAGTTATCTGGCGAACGGCGACGTCGTCCCCGAGGATCGCACGTCGGTGCCGCAGGAGGTCGGTGCGCTGCTCGACCAGGCCGACGTGCTGCTCGCCTCCATCGGCGACACCCGTCTGAGGACGGTCGTCGACGAGGCGTTCGACGCGTTCAACGGCACCGGCCCGGAACTGCAGCAGCTGATCGACTCCACGCGGCTGTTCGTCCAGGAAGCCGCGGCCAACAGCGCCGAGACCCGGCAGTTGATCGACCAGGTGGGTCCGCTGCTCGACACCCAGGTGGTCACGAGCGACGCCATCCGGTCGTGGACCCGGGACATGGTGACCTTCACCGATCGGCTGCGCGAGAGCGACCCGCAGCTGCGCGATCTGCTCGCCAAGGGGCCCACCGCCGCCACCGAGGCCGAGACGCTGCTGCAGGACCTGAAGCCCACGCTGCCGCTGCTGCTCGCCAATCTGGTGAGCGTCGGTGAGGTGGGCGTCATCTACAACGCGGGCATCGAGCAGATCCTCGTGCTCTACCCGCCGATGACGACGGCCCTGATCACCGCCGCCGGCTCCGGTCCGCCCGAGGACGGCGCGATCGTCGACTTCCACCTGCAGCTGCACGATCCGCCGCCCTGCCTCTCGGGCTTCGTCCCGCCGGACCAGTGGCGCAGCCCCGCCGACACGTCGATGGTCGACACGCCCGGCGACGTGTTCTGCAAACTGCCGCAGGACTACCCGAACGCGGTGCGCGGTGCGCGCAACCTGCCCTGCATGGAGTATCCGGGCCGCCGCGCTCCCACTCCGGACATGTGCCGCACCGGTTACGAGCCCACCTACTCCGACAACCCGTGGATCGGGCCGCCCACCCCGGTGGCCTCGGAGAACGTCGTGCCGACGCCCGCCTCGTACACCGAGGGTGGCGACACGGGTCCCACCGGCGTGACCGCGCGACGCATCGATCCGCGGACCGGCACGTACATTGGTCCCGACGGCACCGTGTACACGCACGCCGACCTCGGAGGAGATCGGAGCTTGGAGAGTTTCATGAAGGCGCAGCAGGGCTGA